TTCACTGCCTggggattttcttttttggattaAGAacagtacttcctccgtccaacaaaggttGTCTCAActactaaatttgaatgcatctatacactaagtcatgtctagatacatccaaattttgacaaacttgagacatcttttgttggacggagggagtacaatggATAATCCATAGAAGagaataaattacaaaatattttttgtttctgtggATTGCTTGAGCTAATCTCACAATGTCAGGTGCAGAAAGGATCCAAGGAGCTGATGGAGCAGGCAAGCCTGACCTTGAAGCAGCGTGGGGACATTGAGAAGCTCTACCAGGAGGACCATGTGGAAGTTGCTGCTACTGGGAATGACAAGAAAAACCAGCAGGGGCGAAGGCCTGGGCTGGACCGCAAGCGGGCTCGGTTCACTCTGAAGGCACCCCCAAGGCAATCCACTTGCTTGTTCTAAGTTATTTGTTTCAGATATAGCTTTGGTCACAGATCATGGAACGATATGTTCATACATCAGCTGAGTTGGGCTGTCAATAGAGCTCCAATAACTTGTTTTAATGCTATTATTTTGCAGCAAGACGGTGCAAAATGTGGATTTCTCTCAGCTACTAAACATTGAGGATCCTGAGGAATACTTCTCAACCTTGGAGCAGCTCGAAAGTAACCCTACCACTGCCTTCTAATGGTGGCAGTAAGTGAAGCAGTAAACTTCAATGATGCTCTAACATTACTGTTCATGAATACAGGAGCTGACAAGGAGATAAAAAGGCTAAGAGGTGAGGTTCCAACAAAAGCAGCAGATTATCACCGGGCTATTGAACCACCCAAGAAGCGGCCTGGAATGGCTAGGTATGCTGCCTATTTCTTTCCATATCTCATCTGATGAATCATTCCTTTCAACTTATAATGACGTTTAGAAAGGCAGTTAGTTATAATATGACCTTGGAATCCATTCATGTATTATAGCTTCATCGTGCTTTATAATTAGTTAATTTAGATGCATTACATAGTTATCATTTTGCCCTTGCTTACCTTTGCCACTAATTGAGAAAGCCAGCCAGTATAAGAAAGTGCACAGCTGGTTCATATCAATCTATCATCACTCTACATAGCGTATTGGTTTTTGCCATGCGCCTGGAAGAATCCATCATAAGAAATAATTGACATGtcctttgtttttgttaattGATGACAGGAGAAAATCAGTCTTCTCTTACAAGTTTAGTGTGGACGCTGATACCCCAGATGTCATTGAAGAACCTGCTTCTCAAATAGAAACTATAACGGAGCCTCAGTTCACTCAAGACGACATGGCGCCTTCAGTTCCTGAAAGAACCGAACTGCCGGTGCCTTCAAGTTCTAGCCAATGTGATATACCAGATGTCTCAATGAGAGAAGGTTAAATAACCCTTGTTGTCAAATCTGTTGCCATTATTTGAACCTAGATTTGCTTATTATACTTTCCTCTATACAGATTCATTTGCTGAGAAGGATAAATGTGCCACTTTGGATTCTCTACTGTCGGCGTTTAAAAATTtggatgaatctgaagagGAAAATCTACTTCGGGAGAAGTTACAGCTTAAAGAAATAAGCATAGGAAAAGTTTGTCTGCCTGACTTGTTCAATGTTCCTGGTGATAGGCCTGTAAGCAGCACTACTATGCAGAAAAATCTGGCGAGTGGTCAAGCTCCAGAAATATCTGTGCAAGGGAGTCACCATGCTCGAATTTCACAATGGGAGAAAGATATTCTGGGTGGAGACATTCTGAACAATGAATCATATCTTTCAGAAGACGACGACTCTGATGATTCTCCAGAAACTGTTATGGGTAAACGATCACCGGTGCACAGTTCTTATAATGAGGTGGTTTTGACAGGTGGTGAGGCCTCTACTGCAAGGGTCGTGAAATCTCCAGACCATGTTCTTGAGCCTGCACTGAACCTTTCAAATGATGTCTCAGATAAAAGTGAACCAGAAAGTTCCTCACGTGGTGCGCACATAGATAATGAAGTTCACAAAGAAAAGGATGCATCTAGCCGGCACAATATTTCGTTGGAGGTAGTTGCtgttgaatttgtttttaaCTTTCAACTTGTCCTTCTGAATCACTGACTTCACTCCATATTATCCATATTATACATTGTTCTGTACTTCAGGAAGGTGTTGTTCCAATTAATCACCCAATTACTGAGAAGCCAAATCATGGAACAGAAGTTTCTTCTCCTCGTCCTTTGGAAGGCGACTCAGCAGAAGTGCCGGGTAGCAGCACACCAGGTAGAAATGCGTCTGCATTGCATGAAGAAGATGACAACTGTGAACATCAGGCAAGTTCCTGCACAAACTCTTACTGCTAAATATAGATCTAGATCCCAACCTAGTGTGTTTATGTATCAAACTTTGGTTCCTACTGTGTGGCAGGGAGTGGTTGGAGGGGACGGGCTTCTTCAAGGTACCTATTTTCTTCAGCTGAACATATGCCTTCAAAATAGTAGCACCATTTTTCTCTAGGTGTATCCTGAGGACCTCAGGATACACCTAGAGAGGACTCAGCTGAACATTGTACATGCACATAAGTCATGTCAAAGCATTAAATGACTTAGGAAACAATCAGTGACATACTGGTTTGCACTTTAGTGACTACAATTATAAATTTTTCTGTAGTGCCAAATTCATCTGTTGTTGCAAACATCCCTTTCTTACTCTTTGTTGAGGTTAAGCATATTTTCTACAGATCAGTCAATCCATCCAACACCGGAAAAAACTGCAGAAGATAACGATTCACATAATCAATCTAATATCCAGGATGGAAACATCAAGGTAGGCTCCTTTCATTAATCATTATTCTCCTTTGAACTTGCTGCTGTAAGGCTTTGAGCCTAGCTCAGTGTGTGGGACTGTGGTACTTACTTCCTCCTAGGTATGCATCACTTTTGAATTTTCAGGATTGCCAGAACAAATAATCTTATGGAAGTAACTTAGGGGAGCATCTTTCTTTACTTTTTACTCTAGATAGGGATACCACTTTGCCATCATATATACTTTAGCATTTGTATTTCTTCAACCCACTAAAGCTACTACATGCTTGGCACTGACGCACAACTTATTCTCTTCATAAATCATATGCAGTGATGCTAGCATATTGCCtgcacatattttattttatttttggaggGAGTGCATTCTTTTTGTAAATGTTGAAAAGTTGCATATTTGCCCGCTCTAAAGAAGTTGTTCTTTAAGCCTGCTTTCTTTATACTTCCAGAACCAAGCAGCTGACATAAACAATGAACTCTCCCTGAGCAAAGATGGTAAGCAAAATGCAGttcgaaaaggaaaaaataggAAGCAGCCATCGAAGAGAGGAAAAAGAGTAGCAGGTCTCACTTCTGCCTATTATGCTTCCCACTtatatttagtactccctccgtcccatattatgtgtcgcaactttgtctagatacgcatgtaccTACACAATAGaacatgtctagatatatgcatatctagacaaagATGCATcccttaatatgggacggagggagtagtttttaaTGGATGTATCCATGGACTTGAAGGATCATGCAACTAACATTTAGTTACCAGTTTGCTACAAGGTTTGTTCTCAAGAGGGTCTTTTCTGAACCTAGGTTCAGTTGCAGCAACAAATATAATATAGACATATGTGACTAGACATGGACCAATGTGCTGCGAGCTTGTTGAATACATATATTTTCACATTGAAAATAGATACATGTTATTCACAGTTTTTTAGTGAGCAGCAGAGAGAATGAGATGGATCTAATTGGCATATTTCATTACTTGCATACTTGAATATCAAAGACACATGTATGATGGGATTCTTTGGTTCAGCAAAACATTTTTCACTGATCTTAAAAAGGTTTATGCCTCCATTAGATAGTGCCATAGGTTTTCAAAGAATCATAATCATGCTTTCCTGTGCTGCGTTAATAGTTTTTGTTATATATACTCCTTATTCCATCCTCTTTTGTTATTCTTCCCTATGAATATCTGCAATCTTTTAAAAACTTTGTTTGATGTTATGTTGTACCATTGGTGATGTTTCTTCTATGAATATGTTATTCTATGCCACAtctatctactccctccgatccaaaataagtgtcgctgatttagtacttTTTAGCTGCTATAAATTATTAGTAAGCTAGTATATATTTCATAATTTTAAGAGTTTTATTCCGTGTGTAGATCTGGAGGAACCTAGGTTACTACCACCATGAAGATTGCCAGATGGCACGGGATAGGGGATTGGGAGTAGATCATAGGTTTGAGTAAGAACTAGAGAATTGGTTCATCAGTCATCACTGTCTGACCCATAATAATTGATGCAACATTGCCCCTTGTACTGGAGGACTTGCTTGATCTCTCCCTAAGTTATAATTGAAAGGATATATGAATAAATTTCTAACTCCAATCCTACTTAAATAACCCTCCTTATTTTAATGATTATTTAGTCAGACACATCGTAATGTTATATGTGCGCACATAATAAGTTCTGAAATACATTTTGTTCAGAGGAGGCAAGGCATTCATCAGATCCAGAGACTCAACCTATGGAAGATCAAATTCTTGAGGTACTTTTCTTTCATGAAACGATCTTCTATTTTAATTTCTAGACTGAAACTGCTGTCCTAAACAATCATATATATCTGTTGTTCAGTGAGCATACCGTTTTGTCTATCTGTACATTGTATAATACAGTACTGTTGTGTGATGAGTGATGACACATGGATGGCTAATATGTATCAAACTGTGGTTCCTACTGTGTGACAGGAAGTGATCGGAGCGAATGGGAATATTCAAGGTACTTATTTTCCCTGCAATTTCAGTTGAACTTATCCTTCAAAAGACTTCCAGCATATGTTGCTCTGCAGCGCTGAGAACTCATGATTCAgcaaaagagagaaaataatCGTAACTTTATCATCTTCCAAACTGCCCAACTAAGGCACCAAACTCTTGACATAGCTAATTTAGTAGATTTATTTGAACATTGTTCATGAACTTGACATAATTCACTTGGGATGATGCTTTTGTCCCACTTCTAAGGCAACCTATTATTCTTTAATCTCCTTCAATTTCAGTTACAGTACTATGAAATTGTTCCTTCCAAATGTCGTATGTCGTAACAGCAGGAAAAGTCCAAAATTGTCTGATAGTCAGAGTCGCCTACTCCATTGGTGTTCTCGTGTAGTTATTATAACAGTTTTTCTCCAAGATTAATTTAAACTTTTACTGCTTAAAGAAATAAGATGGTAGCACAGATTTCAAAAAACAGTCTTTGTTTTGCTATAACGATTCTATTTGGAAACGGTACAGTACATACTATACGCAGCAAAGCTTGCAGGGATCTCCTGAATGGAACTTGGGTAAAGTAATCTAATGCCATGTGATGCATGAGATCAGAGGATTGTTTCTAGGCTTCTGGCTACATCTTGATTAATAACCTGTAGGACTAATCTATACCTAGGCACCACTTTATGCATATAGGGATATGGTAACACTATTTTACTCGTTTCGTGAAATAGTATCCTGTAACAACCATGATTTAGCATTAGCCATCAAGATAGTAACATATGGTGACATGTGGATGCCTTATCATAACACGTTACCACATCGAAGTGTTGTAAAAGCAGTAGCATAGAATGGAAGGTCTATCTTAGTCCTTGTCTGTTCTGTGTATGGATTTAAATTTCTGACCATTTATATTATGCAGAGACATACGCTAAACCTGTTCACATTCAAAAGTGGTTTCGTTTAACATTATTctttgccccccccccccccaccccaaaCACACACCCACACCATTAATATTCTTATCTCATGTCGCAAAAAAAATGGCACTAAAGCTTATTCTGTTCACAGGCGCCGGAATCCATACATCAGAAATACCTCTGGGAGATATTGATCCACAGAATCAATCTCATATGGATCACATAATCTTCGAGGTAGGATTCATTCATTAAACACTGTTGTCTGTCATAGCCTTTGATATTGCAGCTGGAAGGAACTGAGCCTAGCTTGTGCCTTCTCTTAAATATAGAAAAGTTGCACATTTTCCTACtctctacttttttttatgcttGCCTTTTTGGACTTCCAGAAGTCAGCAGTTGATATAAGCAACAAACTGTCCCTGAGCAAAGGCAGTAAGCAAAAAGAAATTCAAAATGGAAAGATGAAAAAACAGCCACCATCGAAGAGAGGAAAACATGCAGCAGGTCTTACTTTTTCCTACTCTACTTTTAATTATATTTTGCTAGAAGGATAGTTTTTAGCCAGGGTTGCTGCCTGTCAGATAACTCCACAACTCACTTTCATGTCATTTACACGTACGCAAGTTATCTCGTCTAGCCAAAAAAATGGCACTAAAGCTTGTTTTCTTCACAGATGCACCGATCCATACATCAGAAACACCTCTGGGAGATATTGATCCACAGAATCAGTCTCATATGGTTCACATAAACTTTGAGGTAGGTTTCCTTCATTAAACACTGCCGTCTTAGCCATAGCCTTTGTTATTGCCGCTGTAAGGAACTGAGGTTAGCCTGTGCATTTTCTTAAATATAGGAAGACTTGCATATTTGCCTGCTGTCTACTCTTTTTTTCATGCTTGCCTTCTCTGGAGTTTAATTCCAGAAATCAGCAATCGATATAAGCAAGGAACTCTCCCCCAGAAAAGACAGTAAGCGAAGCACAGTTCGAAATGGAAAGACAAAGAAACAGCCACCATTGAAGAGAGGAAAAACTACGCCAGGTCTTACTTCTGCCTATTCTACTTTCAGTTAATATTTGGTTACAAGGACTGTTCTTAGCTAGGGTTGCCTTGTCAGATAGCACCCCACAGGCCTACGGAGAGAAGAATCACACTTTCATGCGCTTCATCACACTATATATACAATCTGTCTTTTTTGTTAATATTCCATATACATATAGTGTTTAGTCTAAAAAAGTACACATAATGCTAGAAAGAACTGTATAACTTTGTTTCAGCtgatttcaattttttttcattatgcTGTACTTTCTCTAAATATTGTAATTCTAGCATTCTGCTTTAACTTGGTCTAAATTTCATGACTTCATGATTCTTATTGTATGTGGATTCTGAAGTACATATTTTCTTTACAGACAAGGCAAGCAATGAGTTGGGAAGAACCCCTGAATATTTTGATCCTGAGATTCAACCTCCTAATGATGTATGTTTCATAGAAGTTCTTACATTTAAGCTTCTGGACTGAAACAGTTTCCTTTGTGACCTTACATATGTCACATTTAGTGAGCATCCTGTTGTGTCTATTTGTACAATCTAGTTCGCATAAAATATGGGTAGCTTAAAAAGTGCAGGGAGTTACTTGTTTATCATGTCAAGCTCATGCTATTCACACGCATAAAGATGGTAAAGAGTTGCGCATTAGTACATCGCTCTATATTGAGGTGGCTGAGTGGTCACATTTGGTTTCGTAGTGTAGGTTACGCGTTTACAAGTGTGCTACTCTAGCTTAAAAATTAAATTGTACAGCAACAGCCAGGAATAACTGTAAGTTATAGATCACGGGATTACAGATTACCACTAGATGCACCGAGCAGGGGAAGTAGAATCAGTAAGTCCGATCCGATGAAGTGTGCTGCAACGCTGTTCAGGTAGGCATGCTGGTGGTACCTTCTAGCACCACGCGACCGTCACAAAGCACCGTGGATTGTTCTAGATTCGCAGCAGCAATGCCGAACACTAGAGTGCTAGTGCCGGTTCACACTTGATTTCATCTTCACACCTGGTGATCTGTGAAACATCATCTCCCAACACCTGTGCTAGTCTGTAGTTCATATGTGTTCTTCATACCCTTTATGACTATCGAATCATTGATCATTTAGAAGAACTTCATAAACATTATATAGTCCCACATAGTTGCTAATCAATATGAATAACATTCAAAGAACAGAACACCATATTATTCGGAAGATTATAAACATAAA
The Brachypodium distachyon strain Bd21 chromosome 2, Brachypodium_distachyon_v3.0, whole genome shotgun sequence genome window above contains:
- the LOC100845382 gene encoding centromere protein C isoform X5, which gives rise to MASVDAAGDPLRAVASATCLLFQTLSPAAFAQSSSMAREALLGGSLVQKGSKELMEQASLTLKQRGDIEKLYQEDHVEVAATGNDKKNQQGRRPGLDRKRARFTLKAPPSKTVQNVDFSQLLNIEDPEEYFSTLEQLERADKEIKRLRGEVPTKAADYHRAIEPPKKRPGMARRKSVFSYKFSVDADTPDVIEEPASQIETITEPQFTQDDMAPSVPERTELPVPSSSSQCDIPDVSMREDSFAEKDKCATLDSLLSAFKNLDESEEENLLREKLQLKEISIGKVCLPDLFNVPGDRPVSSTTMQKNLASGQAPEISVQGSHHARISQWEKDILGGDILNNESYLSEDDDSDDSPETVMGKRSPVHSSYNEVVLTDKSEPESSSRGAHIDNEVHKEKDASSRHNISLEEGVVPINHPITEKPNHGTEVSSPRPLEGDSAEVPGSSTPGRNASALHEEDDNCEHQGVVGGDGLLQDQSIHPTPEKTAEDNDSHNQSNIQDGNIKNQAADINNELSLSKDGKQNAVRKGKNRKQPSKRGKRVAEEARHSSDPETQPMEDQILEEVIGANGNIQGAGIHTSEIPLGDIDPQNQSHMDHIIFEKSAVDISNKLSLSKGSKQKEIQNGKMKKQPPSKRGKHAADAPIHTSETPLGDIDPQNQSHMVHINFEKSAIDISKELSPRKDSKRSTVRNGKTKKQPPLKRGKTTPVHIFFTDKASNELGRTPEYFDPEIQPPNDQHTDVTRDPRSPKKGKGQKEARRRSKTQELNGRKSLSAFGLAWESGVRRSSRIRSRPLQDWLGERFLYGRIHGTMSTVIGVKSYSPSHDGKAALRVKSFVPDQYSDVVAEAGKY
- the LOC100845382 gene encoding centromere protein C isoform X4, with the protein product MASVDAAGDPLRAVASATCLLFQTLSPAAFAQSSSMAREALLGGSLVQKGSKELMEQASLTLKQRGDIEKLYQEDHVEVAATGNDKKNQQGRRPGLDRKRARFTLKAPPSKTVQNVDFSQLLNIEDPEEYFSTLEQLERADKEIKRLRGEVPTKAADYHRAIEPPKKRPGMARRKSVFSYKFSVDADTPDVIEEPASQIETITEPQFTQDDMAPSVPERTELPVPSSSSQCDIPDVSMREDSFAEKDKCATLDSLLSAFKNLDESEEENLLREKLQLKEISIGKVCLPDLFNVPGDRPVSSTTMQKNLASGQAPEISVQGSHHARISQWEKDILGGDILNNESYLSEDDDSDDSPETVMGKRSPVHSSYNEVVLTGDKSEPESSSRGAHIDNEVHKEKDASSRHNISLEEGVVPINHPITEKPNHGTEVSSPRPLEGDSAEVPGSSTPGRNASALHEEDDNCEHQGVVGGDGLLQDQSIHPTPEKTAEDNDSHNQSNIQDGNIKNQAADINNELSLSKDGKQNAVRKGKNRKQPSKRGKRVAEEARHSSDPETQPMEDQILEEVIGANGNIQGAGIHTSEIPLGDIDPQNQSHMDHIIFEKSAVDISNKLSLSKGSKQKEIQNGKMKKQPPSKRGKHAADAPIHTSETPLGDIDPQNQSHMVHINFEKSAIDISKELSPRKDSKRSTVRNGKTKKQPPLKRGKTTPVHIFFTDKASNELGRTPEYFDPEIQPPNDQHTDVTRDPRSPKKGKGQKEARRRSKTQELNGRKSLSAFGLAWESGVRRSSRIRSRPLQDWLGERFLYGRIHGTMSTVIGVKSYSPSHDGKAALRVKSFVPDQYSDVVAEAGKY
- the LOC100845382 gene encoding centromere protein C isoform X1 — protein: MASVDAAGDPLRAVASATCLLFQTLSPAAFAQSSSMAREALLGGSLVQKGSKELMEQASLTLKQRGDIEKLYQEDHVEVAATGNDKKNQQGRRPGLDRKRARFTLKAPPSKTVQNVDFSQLLNIEDPEEYFSTLEQLERADKEIKRLRGEVPTKAADYHRAIEPPKKRPGMARRKSVFSYKFSVDADTPDVIEEPASQIETITEPQFTQDDMAPSVPERTELPVPSSSSQCDIPDVSMREDSFAEKDKCATLDSLLSAFKNLDESEEENLLREKLQLKEISIGKVCLPDLFNVPGDRPVSSTTMQKNLASGQAPEISVQGSHHARISQWEKDILGGDILNNESYLSEDDDSDDSPETVMGKRSPVHSSYNEVVLTGGEASTARVVKSPDHVLEPALNLSNDVSDKSEPESSSRGAHIDNEVHKEKDASSRHNISLEEGVVPINHPITEKPNHGTEVSSPRPLEGDSAEVPGSSTPGRNASALHEEDDNCEHQGVVGGDGLLQDQSIHPTPEKTAEDNDSHNQSNIQDGNIKNQAADINNELSLSKDGKQNAVRKGKNRKQPSKRGKRVAEEARHSSDPETQPMEDQILEEVIGANGNIQGAGIHTSEIPLGDIDPQNQSHMDHIIFEKSAVDISNKLSLSKGSKQKEIQNGKMKKQPPSKRGKHAADAPIHTSETPLGDIDPQNQSHMVHINFEKSAIDISKELSPRKDSKRSTVRNGKTKKQPPLKRGKTTPVHIFFTDKASNELGRTPEYFDPEIQPPNDQHTDVTRDPRSPKKGKGQKEARRRSKTQELNGRKSLSAFGLAWESGVRRSSRIRSRPLQDWLGERFLYGRIHGTMSTVIGVKSYSPSHDGKAALRVKSFVPDQYSDVVAEAGKY
- the LOC100845382 gene encoding centromere protein C isoform X3, coding for MASVDAAGDPLRAVASATCLLFQTLSPAAFAQSSSMAREALLGGSLVQKGSKELMEQASLTLKQRGDIEKLYQEDHVEVAATGNDKKNQQGRRPGLDRKRARFTLKAPPSKTVQNVDFSQLLNIEDPEEYFSTLEQLERADKEIKRLRGEVPTKAADYHRAIEPPKKRPGMARRKSVFSYKFSVDADTPDVIEEPASQIETITEPQFTQDDMAPSVPERTELPVPSSSSQCDIPDVSMREDSFAEKDKCATLDSLLSAFKNLDESEEENLLREKLQLKEISIGKVCLPDLFNVPGDRPVSSTTMQKNLASGQAPEISVQGSHHARISQWEKDILGGDILNNESYLSEDDDSDDSPETVMGKRSPVHSSYNEVVLTGGEASTARVVKSPDHVLEPALNLSNDVSDKSEPESSSRGAHIDNEVHKEKDASSRHNISLEEGVVPINHPITEKPNHGTEVSSPRPLEGDSAEVPGSSTPGRNASALHEEDDNCEHQGVVGGDGLLQDQSIHPTPEKTAEDNDSHNQSNIQDGNIKNQAADINNELSLSKDGKQNAVRKGKNRKQPSKRGKRVAEEARHSSDPETQPMEDQILEEVIGANGNIQGAGIHTSEIPLGDIDPQNQSHMDHIIFEKSAVDISNKLSLSKGSKQKEIQNGKMKKQPPSKRGKHAADAPIHTSETPLGDIDPQNQSHMVHINFEKSAIDISKELSPRKDSKRSTVRNGKTKKQPPLKRGKTTPDKASNELGRTPEYFDPEIQPPNDQHTDVTRDPRSPKKGKGQKEARRRSKTQELNGRKSLSAFGLAWESGVRRSSRIRSRPLQDWLGERFLYGRIHGTMSTVIGVKSYSPSHDGKAALRVKSFVPDQYSDVVAEAGKY
- the LOC100845382 gene encoding centromere protein C isoform X2 translates to MASVDAAGDPLRAVASATCLLFQTLSPAAFAQSSSMAREALLGGSLKGSKELMEQASLTLKQRGDIEKLYQEDHVEVAATGNDKKNQQGRRPGLDRKRARFTLKAPPSKTVQNVDFSQLLNIEDPEEYFSTLEQLERADKEIKRLRGEVPTKAADYHRAIEPPKKRPGMARRKSVFSYKFSVDADTPDVIEEPASQIETITEPQFTQDDMAPSVPERTELPVPSSSSQCDIPDVSMREDSFAEKDKCATLDSLLSAFKNLDESEEENLLREKLQLKEISIGKVCLPDLFNVPGDRPVSSTTMQKNLASGQAPEISVQGSHHARISQWEKDILGGDILNNESYLSEDDDSDDSPETVMGKRSPVHSSYNEVVLTGGEASTARVVKSPDHVLEPALNLSNDVSDKSEPESSSRGAHIDNEVHKEKDASSRHNISLEEGVVPINHPITEKPNHGTEVSSPRPLEGDSAEVPGSSTPGRNASALHEEDDNCEHQGVVGGDGLLQDQSIHPTPEKTAEDNDSHNQSNIQDGNIKNQAADINNELSLSKDGKQNAVRKGKNRKQPSKRGKRVAEEARHSSDPETQPMEDQILEEVIGANGNIQGAGIHTSEIPLGDIDPQNQSHMDHIIFEKSAVDISNKLSLSKGSKQKEIQNGKMKKQPPSKRGKHAADAPIHTSETPLGDIDPQNQSHMVHINFEKSAIDISKELSPRKDSKRSTVRNGKTKKQPPLKRGKTTPVHIFFTDKASNELGRTPEYFDPEIQPPNDQHTDVTRDPRSPKKGKGQKEARRRSKTQELNGRKSLSAFGLAWESGVRRSSRIRSRPLQDWLGERFLYGRIHGTMSTVIGVKSYSPSHDGKAALRVKSFVPDQYSDVVAEAGKY